A window of Tripterygium wilfordii isolate XIE 37 chromosome 7, ASM1340144v1, whole genome shotgun sequence contains these coding sequences:
- the LOC120002007 gene encoding uncharacterized protein LOC120002007 isoform X2 — protein MSLQSIQPPHQPNQQWWLFKLPSLASQTLLSPPQHQFNSTPILCPLLSSTLIPPSLSIPLSLTSFPSPSPQTLIAPTSSSSSFLRLQSSNPNTTPRVLFIVAGPHRGGSQILLRFYVVHEGKSLFSRAQVVCTQKGVSFEPRLGVLLDLNHGLSVKLAGGVNYFALCLNSSPKVLVFGVKMVGGDEIGVKLMRCAVIECCTHVWSMSVSFGFLILGEDNGVRVFNLRALAKGKAKKVKCSISNVSENHCLNGRQDDDRGSRSLNGASEIPCNDSLDGKINKHCAEQRSIGFPQKSNELGACFITFTRKEVGNMQSMRASAKAVSVQALFSKKFLVLDSTGDLHVLCLANPALGSNLYLNSHMRQLPHAFKVQKLAILPDISSRTQTIWVSDLYHSVHVLAVSDIEPSLHKTDASKCKEKLMQISVIQAIFAGEKIQDVVPLAANGILLLGQDNLYVYAIS, from the exons ATGTCCTTGCAATCAATACAACCACCGCATCAACCAAACCAACAATGGTGGTTGTTCAAGCTTCCAAGCTTGGCTTCACAAACCCTTCTCTCTCCTCCACAACATCAATTCAATTCGACTCCCATTCTCTGTCCCTTGCTCTCATCCACTCTGATTCCTCCATCTCTCTctatccctctctctctaacctcttttccttctccttccccGCAAACCCTAATTGCCccaacttcttcctcttcctcttttctCCGACTCCAGAGTTCTAACCCTAACACTACCCCTCGCGTTCTGTTCATTGTCGCCGGCCCACATAGAGGTGGTTCCCAGATTCTCCTCAGGTTCTATGTTGTGCATGAGGGGAAGAGCTTGTTCTCTAGGGCACAGGTTGTTTGCACTCAGAAGGGGGTCAGCTTTGAACCTAGATTGGGGGTTCTGCTTGATTTGAATCATGGGCTTTCGGTTAAGCTTGCTGGTGGGGTTAATTATTTCGCGTTGTGTTTGAATTCGAGCCCGAAAGTTTTGGTTTTTGGCGTTAAAATGGTTGGTGGGGATGAAATTGGGGTGAAACTGATGAGGTGTGCAGTGATTGAGTGCTGCACGCACGTCTGGTCGATGAGTGTCTCGTTTGGGTTCTTGATTCTGGGGGAGGATAATGGGGTTAGGGTTTTCAATTTGAGGGCACTGGCTAAAGGCAAAGCTAAGAAAGTGAAGTGTTCAATTTCTAATGTGAGTGAAAACCATTGCTTGAATGGGAGACAGGATGATGATAGAGGATCAAGATCCCTGAATGGGGCTTCAGAGATCCCTTGCAATGATAGCTTGGATGGGAAGATCAATAAGCATTGCGCGG AGCAGAGGTCTATCGGATTCCCCCAGAAATCTAATGAGCTGGGTGCATGCTTTATAACATTTACAAGAAAGGAGGTAGGAAACATGCAATCTATGAGAGCATCCGCAAAAGCAGTTTCAGTTCAAGCACTGTTTTCGAAAAAGTTTCTTGTCTTGGACTCGACTGGAGATTTACATGTCCTGTGTCTGGCAAACCCTGCTTTGGGCTCAAACCTTTACCTTAATAGTCATATGAGGCAGTTGCCTCATGCATTTAAAGTTCAGAAGCTGGCGATTCTTCCTGATATTTCCTCAA GAACGCAAACTATTTGGGTGTCAGATTTATACCATTCTGTCCATGTTCTGGCTGTTTCTGATATAGAACCGTCTCTGCATAAAACGGATGCCAGTAAATGCAAAGAAAAGCTAATGCAAATCTCAG TTATCCAAGCAATATTTGCTGGTGAGAAGATTCAAGATGTTGTACCTTTGGCTGCTAACGGTATCTTACTTCTTGGGCAAG ATAACTTATATGTATATGCAATATCATGA
- the LOC120002007 gene encoding uncharacterized protein LOC120002007 isoform X1 has product MSLQSIQPPHQPNQQWWLFKLPSLASQTLLSPPQHQFNSTPILCPLLSSTLIPPSLSIPLSLTSFPSPSPQTLIAPTSSSSSFLRLQSSNPNTTPRVLFIVAGPHRGGSQILLRFYVVHEGKSLFSRAQVVCTQKGVSFEPRLGVLLDLNHGLSVKLAGGVNYFALCLNSSPKVLVFGVKMVGGDEIGVKLMRCAVIECCTHVWSMSVSFGFLILGEDNGVRVFNLRALAKGKAKKVKCSISNVSENHCLNGRQDDDRGSRSLNGASEIPCNDSLDGKINKHCAAEQRSIGFPQKSNELGACFITFTRKEVGNMQSMRASAKAVSVQALFSKKFLVLDSTGDLHVLCLANPALGSNLYLNSHMRQLPHAFKVQKLAILPDISSRTQTIWVSDLYHSVHVLAVSDIEPSLHKTDASKCKEKLMQISVIQAIFAGEKIQDVVPLAANGILLLGQDNLYVYAIS; this is encoded by the exons ATGTCCTTGCAATCAATACAACCACCGCATCAACCAAACCAACAATGGTGGTTGTTCAAGCTTCCAAGCTTGGCTTCACAAACCCTTCTCTCTCCTCCACAACATCAATTCAATTCGACTCCCATTCTCTGTCCCTTGCTCTCATCCACTCTGATTCCTCCATCTCTCTctatccctctctctctaacctcttttccttctccttccccGCAAACCCTAATTGCCccaacttcttcctcttcctcttttctCCGACTCCAGAGTTCTAACCCTAACACTACCCCTCGCGTTCTGTTCATTGTCGCCGGCCCACATAGAGGTGGTTCCCAGATTCTCCTCAGGTTCTATGTTGTGCATGAGGGGAAGAGCTTGTTCTCTAGGGCACAGGTTGTTTGCACTCAGAAGGGGGTCAGCTTTGAACCTAGATTGGGGGTTCTGCTTGATTTGAATCATGGGCTTTCGGTTAAGCTTGCTGGTGGGGTTAATTATTTCGCGTTGTGTTTGAATTCGAGCCCGAAAGTTTTGGTTTTTGGCGTTAAAATGGTTGGTGGGGATGAAATTGGGGTGAAACTGATGAGGTGTGCAGTGATTGAGTGCTGCACGCACGTCTGGTCGATGAGTGTCTCGTTTGGGTTCTTGATTCTGGGGGAGGATAATGGGGTTAGGGTTTTCAATTTGAGGGCACTGGCTAAAGGCAAAGCTAAGAAAGTGAAGTGTTCAATTTCTAATGTGAGTGAAAACCATTGCTTGAATGGGAGACAGGATGATGATAGAGGATCAAGATCCCTGAATGGGGCTTCAGAGATCCCTTGCAATGATAGCTTGGATGGGAAGATCAATAAGCATTGCGCGG CAGAGCAGAGGTCTATCGGATTCCCCCAGAAATCTAATGAGCTGGGTGCATGCTTTATAACATTTACAAGAAAGGAGGTAGGAAACATGCAATCTATGAGAGCATCCGCAAAAGCAGTTTCAGTTCAAGCACTGTTTTCGAAAAAGTTTCTTGTCTTGGACTCGACTGGAGATTTACATGTCCTGTGTCTGGCAAACCCTGCTTTGGGCTCAAACCTTTACCTTAATAGTCATATGAGGCAGTTGCCTCATGCATTTAAAGTTCAGAAGCTGGCGATTCTTCCTGATATTTCCTCAA GAACGCAAACTATTTGGGTGTCAGATTTATACCATTCTGTCCATGTTCTGGCTGTTTCTGATATAGAACCGTCTCTGCATAAAACGGATGCCAGTAAATGCAAAGAAAAGCTAATGCAAATCTCAG TTATCCAAGCAATATTTGCTGGTGAGAAGATTCAAGATGTTGTACCTTTGGCTGCTAACGGTATCTTACTTCTTGGGCAAG ATAACTTATATGTATATGCAATATCATGA
- the LOC120002007 gene encoding uncharacterized protein LOC120002007 isoform X3, translating to MSLQSIQPPHQPNQQWWLFKLPSLASQTLLSPPQHQFNSTPILCPLLSSTLIPPSLSIPLSLTSFPSPSPQTLIAPTSSSSSFLRLQSSNPNTTPRVLFIVAGPHRGGSQILLRFYVVHEGKSLFSRAQVVCTQKGVSFEPRLGVLLDLNHGLSVKLAGGVNYFALCLNSSPKVLVFGVKMVGGDEIGVKLMRCAVIECCTHVWSMSVSFGFLILGEDNGVRVFNLRALAKGKAKKVKCSISNVSENHCLNGRQDDDRGSRSLNGASEIPCNDSLDGKINKHCAAEQRSIGFPQKSNELGACFITFTRKEVGNMQSMRASAKAVSVQALFSKKFLVLDSTGDLHVLCLANPALGSNLYLNSHMRQLPHAFKVQKLAILPDISSRDCWYVWQ from the exons ATGTCCTTGCAATCAATACAACCACCGCATCAACCAAACCAACAATGGTGGTTGTTCAAGCTTCCAAGCTTGGCTTCACAAACCCTTCTCTCTCCTCCACAACATCAATTCAATTCGACTCCCATTCTCTGTCCCTTGCTCTCATCCACTCTGATTCCTCCATCTCTCTctatccctctctctctaacctcttttccttctccttccccGCAAACCCTAATTGCCccaacttcttcctcttcctcttttctCCGACTCCAGAGTTCTAACCCTAACACTACCCCTCGCGTTCTGTTCATTGTCGCCGGCCCACATAGAGGTGGTTCCCAGATTCTCCTCAGGTTCTATGTTGTGCATGAGGGGAAGAGCTTGTTCTCTAGGGCACAGGTTGTTTGCACTCAGAAGGGGGTCAGCTTTGAACCTAGATTGGGGGTTCTGCTTGATTTGAATCATGGGCTTTCGGTTAAGCTTGCTGGTGGGGTTAATTATTTCGCGTTGTGTTTGAATTCGAGCCCGAAAGTTTTGGTTTTTGGCGTTAAAATGGTTGGTGGGGATGAAATTGGGGTGAAACTGATGAGGTGTGCAGTGATTGAGTGCTGCACGCACGTCTGGTCGATGAGTGTCTCGTTTGGGTTCTTGATTCTGGGGGAGGATAATGGGGTTAGGGTTTTCAATTTGAGGGCACTGGCTAAAGGCAAAGCTAAGAAAGTGAAGTGTTCAATTTCTAATGTGAGTGAAAACCATTGCTTGAATGGGAGACAGGATGATGATAGAGGATCAAGATCCCTGAATGGGGCTTCAGAGATCCCTTGCAATGATAGCTTGGATGGGAAGATCAATAAGCATTGCGCGG CAGAGCAGAGGTCTATCGGATTCCCCCAGAAATCTAATGAGCTGGGTGCATGCTTTATAACATTTACAAGAAAGGAGGTAGGAAACATGCAATCTATGAGAGCATCCGCAAAAGCAGTTTCAGTTCAAGCACTGTTTTCGAAAAAGTTTCTTGTCTTGGACTCGACTGGAGATTTACATGTCCTGTGTCTGGCAAACCCTGCTTTGGGCTCAAACCTTTACCTTAATAGTCATATGAGGCAGTTGCCTCATGCATTTAAAGTTCAGAAGCTGGCGATTCTTCCTGATATTTCCTCAA GGGACTGTTGGTATGTGTGGCAATGA
- the LOC120002010 gene encoding uncharacterized protein LOC120002010 isoform X2 — MEQSPSSVQQEFNLGQWALKAQVARGNTNSRRFSTSYIERQREEARSFRSNRTISSTASSPGYTLREEIDPSTYSFTTALQGDLSTQKYELIVLSSLSVYVINVCVFGGLCTSALQARYGYNSWDCLSPDGFALNSKWNEAEKYICNPHSGEVPLECLSAKTLSARSFRNYTSRTFMSAPLVYSFQSKQIHTRSCVPSVLHFPIQEAKDVEMVTKDVETITMDVGIQSTLPELQSNSSSFVSSQKIIKSLLKQCEEEGRDSPNFTEKMKREKKVVENKGRSDGKRKEKEGKEKEKGRWRRSTQGGCLSWMTNKNKPRKKNMCLPLPHLINGC, encoded by the exons ATGGAACAATCCCCATCCAGTGTCCAACAAGAGTTCAACCTTGGACAATGGGCTTTGAAGGCTCAAGTTGCTCGAGGAAACACGAATTCAAGACGGTTTTCCACGTCATACATCGAAAGACAGAGAGAAGAAGCAAGGTCATTCAGATCAAATAGAACCATCTCTAGCACTGCCTCATCTCCAGGCTATACCTTGAGAG AAGAAATAGACCCATCTACTTATTCCTTCACAACTGCTCTTCAAGGTGATTTAAGTACTCAAAAATATGAACTTATTGTACTAAGTTCACTAAGTGTTTATGTGATCAATGTGTGTGTTTTTGGGGGGTTGTGTACTTCAGCTTTGCAGGCAAGGTATGGCTACAACAGTTGGGATTGCTTATCACCAGATGGGTTTGCTTTAAACTCCAAGTGGAATGAAGCAGAGAAGTATATATGCAATCCACACTCAGGGGAGGTCCCACTGGAGTGTTTATCAGCTAAAACACTTAGCGCGAGATCATTCCGCAACTATACAAGCAGGACTTTTATGTCTGCACCTCTTGTTTACTCTTTTCAATCAAAGCAAATCCACACCAGGTCTTGTGTGCCTAGTGTACTCCACTTTCCAATTCAAG AAGCAAAGGATGTCGAGATGGTTACCAAGGATGTCGAGACCATTACTATGGATGTTGGCATTCAAAGCACACTGCCTGAGCTTCAATCAAACAGCTCCAGCTTCGTTTCCTCCCAAAAAATCATCAAGAGCTTGCTGAAGCAATGTGAAGAAGAAGGCAGAGATTCACCCAACTTTACTGAAAAGATGAAACGTGAGAAAAAG GTTGTAGAAAATAAAGGCAGAAGTGatgggaaaagaaaagagaaagaaggaaaggaaaaggagaaGGGGAGATGGAGGCGCAGCACACAAGGTGGGTGCTTGTCATGGATGACCAACAAGAACAAACCTAGGAAGAAGAATATGTGTCTTCCCCTTCCCCATCTAATTAATGGGTGCTAA
- the LOC120002010 gene encoding uncharacterized protein LOC120002010 isoform X1 yields the protein MEQSPSSVQQEFNLGQWALKAQVARGNTNSRRFSTSYIERQREEARSFRSNRTISSTASSPGYTLREEIDPSTYSFTTALQGDLSTQKYELIVLSSLSVYVINVCVFGGLCTSALQARYGYNSWDCLSPDGFALNSKWNEAEKYICNPHSGEVPLECLSAKTLSARSFRNYTSRTFMSAPLVYSFQSKQIHTRSCVPSVLHFPIQGPKNTCCISSITYVLCSSSVILEFNFEVIYQISEAKDVEMVTKDVETITMDVGIQSTLPELQSNSSSFVSSQKIIKSLLKQCEEEGRDSPNFTEKMKREKKVVENKGRSDGKRKEKEGKEKEKGRWRRSTQGGCLSWMTNKNKPRKKNMCLPLPHLINGC from the exons ATGGAACAATCCCCATCCAGTGTCCAACAAGAGTTCAACCTTGGACAATGGGCTTTGAAGGCTCAAGTTGCTCGAGGAAACACGAATTCAAGACGGTTTTCCACGTCATACATCGAAAGACAGAGAGAAGAAGCAAGGTCATTCAGATCAAATAGAACCATCTCTAGCACTGCCTCATCTCCAGGCTATACCTTGAGAG AAGAAATAGACCCATCTACTTATTCCTTCACAACTGCTCTTCAAGGTGATTTAAGTACTCAAAAATATGAACTTATTGTACTAAGTTCACTAAGTGTTTATGTGATCAATGTGTGTGTTTTTGGGGGGTTGTGTACTTCAGCTTTGCAGGCAAGGTATGGCTACAACAGTTGGGATTGCTTATCACCAGATGGGTTTGCTTTAAACTCCAAGTGGAATGAAGCAGAGAAGTATATATGCAATCCACACTCAGGGGAGGTCCCACTGGAGTGTTTATCAGCTAAAACACTTAGCGCGAGATCATTCCGCAACTATACAAGCAGGACTTTTATGTCTGCACCTCTTGTTTACTCTTTTCAATCAAAGCAAATCCACACCAGGTCTTGTGTGCCTAGTGTACTCCACTTTCCAATTCAAGGTCCTAAAAACACATGTTGCATCTCTTCTATTACTTATGTTTTGTGTTCTTCAAGTGTTATTTTGGAGTTCAATTTTGAAGTTATTTATCAAATTTCAGAAGCAAAGGATGTCGAGATGGTTACCAAGGATGTCGAGACCATTACTATGGATGTTGGCATTCAAAGCACACTGCCTGAGCTTCAATCAAACAGCTCCAGCTTCGTTTCCTCCCAAAAAATCATCAAGAGCTTGCTGAAGCAATGTGAAGAAGAAGGCAGAGATTCACCCAACTTTACTGAAAAGATGAAACGTGAGAAAAAG GTTGTAGAAAATAAAGGCAGAAGTGatgggaaaagaaaagagaaagaaggaaaggaaaaggagaaGGGGAGATGGAGGCGCAGCACACAAGGTGGGTGCTTGTCATGGATGACCAACAAGAACAAACCTAGGAAGAAGAATATGTGTCTTCCCCTTCCCCATCTAATTAATGGGTGCTAA
- the LOC120002010 gene encoding uncharacterized protein LOC120002010 isoform X3: protein MEQSPSSVQQEFNLGQWALKAQVARGNTNSRRFSTSYIERQREEARSFRSNRTISSTASSPGYTLREEIDPSTYSFTTALQGDLSTQKYELIVLSSLSVYVINVCVFGGLCTSALQARYGYNSWDCLSPDGFALNSKWNEAEKYICNPHSGEVPLECLSAKTLSARSFRNYTSRTFMSAPLVYSFQSKQIHTRSCVPSVLHFPIQGPKNTCCISSITYVLCSSSVILEFNFEVIYQISEAKDVEMVTKDVETITMDVGIQSTLPELQSNSSSFVSSQKIIKSLLKQCEEEGRDSPNFTEKMKREKKVPA from the exons ATGGAACAATCCCCATCCAGTGTCCAACAAGAGTTCAACCTTGGACAATGGGCTTTGAAGGCTCAAGTTGCTCGAGGAAACACGAATTCAAGACGGTTTTCCACGTCATACATCGAAAGACAGAGAGAAGAAGCAAGGTCATTCAGATCAAATAGAACCATCTCTAGCACTGCCTCATCTCCAGGCTATACCTTGAGAG AAGAAATAGACCCATCTACTTATTCCTTCACAACTGCTCTTCAAGGTGATTTAAGTACTCAAAAATATGAACTTATTGTACTAAGTTCACTAAGTGTTTATGTGATCAATGTGTGTGTTTTTGGGGGGTTGTGTACTTCAGCTTTGCAGGCAAGGTATGGCTACAACAGTTGGGATTGCTTATCACCAGATGGGTTTGCTTTAAACTCCAAGTGGAATGAAGCAGAGAAGTATATATGCAATCCACACTCAGGGGAGGTCCCACTGGAGTGTTTATCAGCTAAAACACTTAGCGCGAGATCATTCCGCAACTATACAAGCAGGACTTTTATGTCTGCACCTCTTGTTTACTCTTTTCAATCAAAGCAAATCCACACCAGGTCTTGTGTGCCTAGTGTACTCCACTTTCCAATTCAAGGTCCTAAAAACACATGTTGCATCTCTTCTATTACTTATGTTTTGTGTTCTTCAAGTGTTATTTTGGAGTTCAATTTTGAAGTTATTTATCAAATTTCAGAAGCAAAGGATGTCGAGATGGTTACCAAGGATGTCGAGACCATTACTATGGATGTTGGCATTCAAAGCACACTGCCTGAGCTTCAATCAAACAGCTCCAGCTTCGTTTCCTCCCAAAAAATCATCAAGAGCTTGCTGAAGCAATGTGAAGAAGAAGGCAGAGATTCACCCAACTTTACTGAAAAGATGAAACGTGAGAAAAAG GTTCCTGCTTGA
- the LOC120002008 gene encoding serine--glyoxylate aminotransferase isoform X2: MDYVYGPGRNHLFVPGPVNIPEPVIRAMNRNNEDYRSPAVPALTKTLLEDVKKIFKTASGTPFMIPTTGTGAWESALTNTLSPGDRIVSFLIGQFSLLWIDQQKRLGFKVDVVESDWGEGAKLDVLASKLAADTAHTIKAICIVHNETATGVTNNLATVRKILDHYQHPALFLVDGVSSICALDFRMDEWGVDVALTGSQKALSLPTGMGIVCASPKALEASKTAKSVRVFFDWNDYLKFYKMGTFWPYTPSIQLLYGLRAALDLIFEEGLDNVIARHTRLGKATRLAVEAWGLKNCTQKEEWYSDTVTAVMVPPYIDSSEIVRSAWKRYNLSLGLGLNKIAGKVFRIGHLGNLNE, translated from the exons ATGGACTATGTTTATGGACCAGGAAGGAACCATCTATTTGTTCCTGGGCCAGTTAACATCCCAGAGCCGGTCATCCGGGCAATGAACAGGAACAATGAGGATTATCGTTCTCCGGCTGTTCCTGCGCTGACAAAAACTCTGCTTGAAGATGTGAAAAAGATCTTTAAGACAGCCAGTGGCACTCCATTTATGATCCCGACCACGG GAACTGGTGCATGGGAGAGTGCACTTACCAACACACTGTCACCAGGAGATCGAATTGTGTCTTTCCTGATTGGTCAATTCAGTTTGCTCTGGATTGATCAACAGAAGCGCCTTGGCTTCAAGGTCGATGTTGTAGAAAGTGACTGGGGTGAAGGTGCCAAACTCGACGTTCTGGCATCAAAACTTGCGGCAGATACTGCACATACCATTAAGGCCATTTGCATTGTTCATAATGAGACAGCAACTGGAGTAACCAACAACTTGGCTACGGTCAGAAAAATACTTG ATCACTATCAGCATCCGGCCCTCTTTCTTGTTGATGGAGTGTCATCAATATGTGCTCTTGATTTCCGTATGGATGAATGGGGAGTAGACGTAGCTTTAACTGGCTCTCAGAAagctctttctcttccaactgGGATGGGCATTGTTTGTGCCAGCCCCAAAGCTTTAGAAGCTTCTAAAACTGCAAAATCTGTGAGAGTTTTCTTTGACTGGAATGACTATTTGAAGTTTTACAAGATGGGAACATTTTGGCCATACACCCCTTCCATCCAACTATTGTATGGACTCAGAGCAGCTCTTGACCTGATTTTTGAGGAAGGACTTGATAATGTCATTGCAAGACACACTCGTCTTGGCAAAGCAACACG ACTGGCTGTGGAAGCTTGGGGCCTTAAGAACTGCACTCAAAAGGAAGAATGGTACAGTGATACAGTAACTGCGGTTATGGTTCCCCCATATATAGATAGTTCAGAAATTGTCAGAAGTGCATGGAAGAGATACAATTTAAGCTTGGGTTTGGGCCTTAACAAAATTGCTGGGAAGGTATTCAGAATTGGGCATCTTGGAAACTTGAATGAG TAA
- the LOC120002008 gene encoding serine--glyoxylate aminotransferase isoform X1, whose product MDYVYGPGRNHLFVPGPVNIPEPVIRAMNRNNEDYRSPAVPALTKTLLEDVKKIFKTASGTPFMIPTTGTGAWESALTNTLSPGDRIVSFLIGQFSLLWIDQQKRLGFKVDVVESDWGEGAKLDVLASKLAADTAHTIKAICIVHNETATGVTNNLATVRKILDHYQHPALFLVDGVSSICALDFRMDEWGVDVALTGSQKALSLPTGMGIVCASPKALEASKTAKSVRVFFDWNDYLKFYKMGTFWPYTPSIQLLYGLRAALDLIFEEGLDNVIARHTRLGKATRLAVEAWGLKNCTQKEEWYSDTVTAVMVPPYIDSSEIVRSAWKRYNLSLGLGLNKIAGKVFRIGHLGNLNELQLLGCLAGVEMVLKDVGYPVKLGSGVAAASAYLQNTTPVIPSRI is encoded by the exons ATGGACTATGTTTATGGACCAGGAAGGAACCATCTATTTGTTCCTGGGCCAGTTAACATCCCAGAGCCGGTCATCCGGGCAATGAACAGGAACAATGAGGATTATCGTTCTCCGGCTGTTCCTGCGCTGACAAAAACTCTGCTTGAAGATGTGAAAAAGATCTTTAAGACAGCCAGTGGCACTCCATTTATGATCCCGACCACGG GAACTGGTGCATGGGAGAGTGCACTTACCAACACACTGTCACCAGGAGATCGAATTGTGTCTTTCCTGATTGGTCAATTCAGTTTGCTCTGGATTGATCAACAGAAGCGCCTTGGCTTCAAGGTCGATGTTGTAGAAAGTGACTGGGGTGAAGGTGCCAAACTCGACGTTCTGGCATCAAAACTTGCGGCAGATACTGCACATACCATTAAGGCCATTTGCATTGTTCATAATGAGACAGCAACTGGAGTAACCAACAACTTGGCTACGGTCAGAAAAATACTTG ATCACTATCAGCATCCGGCCCTCTTTCTTGTTGATGGAGTGTCATCAATATGTGCTCTTGATTTCCGTATGGATGAATGGGGAGTAGACGTAGCTTTAACTGGCTCTCAGAAagctctttctcttccaactgGGATGGGCATTGTTTGTGCCAGCCCCAAAGCTTTAGAAGCTTCTAAAACTGCAAAATCTGTGAGAGTTTTCTTTGACTGGAATGACTATTTGAAGTTTTACAAGATGGGAACATTTTGGCCATACACCCCTTCCATCCAACTATTGTATGGACTCAGAGCAGCTCTTGACCTGATTTTTGAGGAAGGACTTGATAATGTCATTGCAAGACACACTCGTCTTGGCAAAGCAACACG ACTGGCTGTGGAAGCTTGGGGCCTTAAGAACTGCACTCAAAAGGAAGAATGGTACAGTGATACAGTAACTGCGGTTATGGTTCCCCCATATATAGATAGTTCAGAAATTGTCAGAAGTGCATGGAAGAGATACAATTTAAGCTTGGGTTTGGGCCTTAACAAAATTGCTGGGAAGGTATTCAGAATTGGGCATCTTGGAAACTTGAATGAG ttGCAACTATTGGGTTGTCTTGCTGGTGTTGAGATGGTACTTAAAGATGTGGGATACCCAGTAAAGCTGGGAAGTGGAGTTGCAGCTGCCTCTGCTTACCTACAGAACACCACTCCTGTGATCCCTTCGAGGATTTAA